TGCCGCGCCGCCATTCAACAAGCTCACCAACTGCTCATGGAACGTCGCGGCCTGGGCGCTCAGGGCTTGAAATTCCCGGGCGTACGCGTTGAACAATCCGGAGATCGCCGCCGACACCTCGTCGGCGCCCGCAGCCACCAAACCCGTCGTGGGCGCCGCCGCCGCTGCGTTGGCCGAACTGATCGTCGAGCTGATGTCCGCGAGATCTGTTGCTGCCGCCGCCATGGTCTGTGGGGCCGTGATCACAAACGACATCTGACACCTCCACTGGCCTGCGGCCGGTGACGCTGGTCTTGCGTTTCTCGAGCGACGTACAGTTTCGTTGGCGCGATGCCCATTCCGATAGGGGAATTGTACCTTTGTTGAACAGGCCGTAGTGCTCATGAGTGCGCGGACCGATCGTTGGGCTCCAGCGGTGCCTGCGGTGTGACCGCCGGTCATCCGGGCGAGGATCGAAAACCTCAGGGCGTCAAAGCATTTGATGTCGTTGGAGGGGTAGCGGAGCGACGTCCGGTCAGATAGATCGCCGGCCGATCCGGCGCGGCGTCAAGGTTCACCGTCTAGAACTTCGTCGGCTCCGGCGCCAGCTCGCTGTAGCGGCGCGCCGTGACCATCAGCGCGGTGGCGCCGGCGGTCAGGTGGCTGCGACGGCTGACGGCTGCCACGTAAAGGTAGGTCTCCGGAACGATGCGCTGCACCCGCGCGCCGGCGCGCTGCGCCACTCGTGTCCACGACGATGGCATGACCGCCCGGCCTATCCCGTTGAGCACCATCGGCAGCATGGAAGTGCGGTGGGCAACCTCGGCGACGATGGTGGCCGGGATGCCTTCGGCCAGGACGTCGTCGACGAGCGCACGCATCAACGAGCCACGCTGGGACACGATCAGCCGGCACCCAGCCAAGTCTTCGCGCCGCACGGTCGGGCCCGTCGGCCCGTCATCATCGAGACGCGAAATCAGCACCAGCGCTTGACGTTCCAGCGCGACGACGTCGAGATCGGAAGCGCGCGTGGGTTCGGCCGATCCCAGCACCCCGATCTCGGTTGCGCCGCTGCGCACGCTGTCCAGAATCTCTTGCGGAGTAAAGCCGGCCTCGACGTTGACGGCGACTTCCGGATGGGCGCCGGCAAAAACGGCCAAAATCGTTGTCAGCGGTTCCATTCCCGGCGACGGCATGGTGATCAGATCGACCCGACCACCACGCAGGCCCTTCAGCTCCCGCATGACGGCTGTTGCCTCGTCGATATCGCGGAGTACCACCCGGGCCGGACCCACCAACGCCTTACCGGCGTCGGAGAGCACCACCCCGCGCCCGACCCGGTGAAACAGCGGCATGCCCAGCTCACGTTCGAAGCCGGCGATCGCCTGCGACAGCGACGGCTGGGCGATCATCAACTGTTCGGCCGCCTTGCCAAAGCCGCCATAGTCGACGACCGCCAGGAAGAACTTGAGCTGCCTGACATCCATGGCTATTCCTCTGATCAGCTTCGATAGGCGAAGCCTATACCGCGGATCGCATCTTGGTCTTGGACGCCGGCCCGGGTGCGCCCCGCTAATGGACTGTGCAGGAACTACAGAGTCAGCAATGGAGGCGTCCCATGACAGGGCAGACACGGCAGGTTTTCAAAATCGCAGCGATTCCCGGCGACGGCGTCGGCCAGGAAGTCGTCGCCGCGGGCCGGCGGGTTCTGGACACAGTGGCAGCCCAGTCGGGGCGGTTCGCGTTCGAGTGGACCGAGTTTCCCTGGGGCTGCGAGCATTACGAGTGGACCGGGCGGATGATGGCCGCCGACGGGCTGGAGACCCTGCGGGCGTTCGACGCCATCTACTTCGGTGCGGTCGGCTGGCCCAGCGTGCCCGACCACATCAGCCTGTGGGGACTGCGGCTGAACATCACCCAGAATTTCGACCAGTGGGCCAACGTCCGGCCGGTCAAGTTCCTGCCCGGCGTGGTCTCACCGCTGCGTAACGCCGACGACCACGAGCTGGACTGGGTGGTCGTCCGGGAAAACAGCGAAGGCGAGTATGCGGGACTGGGTGGACGCAATCTCAGCGGTCGTGGGCCCGGCAACGAGGTGGCCTTGCAAACCGCCTTGTTCACCGACAAGGGCTGCGAGCGCATCATCCGGTTCGCGTTCGATCTGGCCCGCACCCGGCGCGTGAAAAAGGTCTCCAGCGTCACCAAGTCCAACGCCCAGCAGTACGGAATGGTGTTGTGGGACGAGGTCTTTGCCCGGGTCGCCCAGGACTATCCCGACGTGGCGCACGAGAGCGTGCTGGTGGACGCGATGAGCGCCAAGTTCGTTCTGCACCCCGAAGACCTGTCGGTGGTCGTGGCGTCCAACCTCAACGCCGACATCCTGTCGGATCTTGGCTCGGCGCTGGCGGGCAGCCTGGGCGTGGCCGCCAGCGCCAACCTCAACCCCGAACGGCGCTTTCCCAGCATGTTCGAACCCGTCCACGGTTCGGCACCCGACATCGCCGGGCACGGGATCAGCAACCCCATCGGCGCGATCGCCAGCGCCGCGCTGATGCTCGATCACTTCGGGCTGCACCACGTGGCTCGGCGCGTCGAATCAGCGATCGAAATCGCCACCGGCAGCCGCGTATTGACCCGCGACATCGGCGGCACGGCCACCACCGACGAGATGACCGACGCGGTGATCGCGGCACTGACTTCTCTCCGCAGCGCGGCCTGACCCGCACCGCCGATGGACACGGGAAGTCATGTCATGCCCGCACCCGGGAACACGCGGTGGTACCGGCAGCTGTATTTCTGGGTGCTGGTCGCCATCGCGGCGGGCATCATGGTGGGCTGGATCGCGCCGGCCGCCGGGGTGGCGATGGAACCGCTCGGCGCCACGTTCGTCACCGCGATGAAAATGCTGATCGGGCCCATCGTGTTCCTCACCATCGTCGGAGGCATCGCCAGCGTCGCGGACCTTCGTAAGGTCGGCCTGACCGGTGTGAAAGCGCTGACCTACTTCCAGGCCGGGACGATCGTCGCGATGGTCACCGGGCTGGTGGCGATCAACGTGTTCCGGCTCGGCGACGGCGTCAACGCCGACCCGGGCAAGATTCCCGCCGTCTACTCGGGGCCGAAACCTACCACCGGAGGCAAGCACGGGTGGGAGTTGCTGACCCACCTCGTTCCCAGCAGCGTGCTGGGCCCGTTCGTCGACGGTGACGTCCTGCAAATCATCTTTCTCGCCGTGCTTTTCGGGGTGGCGCTCAACGCGGTCGGCCAGATCGGCGGCCCGGTGCTCGACGCGGTCAACCGCCTGACCGCAGTCGTCTTCAAGGTGTTGTCCTACCTCATGAAGCTGGCGCCGCTCGGGGCATTCGGGGCAATGGCCGTTGCGACCGGCGGATACGGCGTCCACATGCTCACCAGCCTCGCCGGCCTGATCCTGCTGTTCTACGTCACGTCGGCGCTGTTCGTGGTGGTCGTGCTCGGTTCGGTGATGGCGTACCTGCGGCTCAACATCTTTCACCTGCTGGGCTACCTGCGTGCGGAGTTGCTGCTGGTCCTGGGTACCTCCAGCCCGGAGCCCGCGCTGCCGGGGTTGATGCGCAAGCTCGAACACGCCGGGGTCAGCACGGCCACCGTGCGGCTGATCGTGCCGACCGGTTACGCGTTCAACCTCGACGGCGCGGCGATCTATCTGTCCCTGGCCGCGGTCTACATCGCCCAGGCGACCAACACCCACCTGAGCGTCGGTGCTCAAATCGGGTTGCTCGCAGTCATGTTGCTGACGTCCAAGGGTGCGGCCGGAACGTCCGGGGGCGGGTTCATCGCGCTGACCGCGACGCTGAGCACCGTCGGTCACATTCCGGCCGCCGGGATCATGCTGATCTTCGGGATCGACAAGTTCATGGCCGAATGCCGAGCTCTGGTCAACTTCATCGGTAACGCGGTGGCCACCCTGTTCGTGGCCCGGTGGAACGGCGAACTCGATCTGGATCACGCCCGAAAGGTGCTTGCCGGCAGGCGCATTCGTCTGCCAGAGATTGGCGCCGAGGCCGCCACACCGGCACTGGTCGCAACTGGAGCGCACCATGCGGGCACTCGTCGCACCTGACAAGTTCAAGGGCAGCCTGTCGGCCACCGAGGTCGCCGACAACCTCGCCCACGGCCTGGCCGCAACCGGCGTGCACACCGTGACCCTGCCGTTGGCCGATGGCGGCGACGGCAGCGTCGCCGCCGCAGTGGCCGCCGGGATGCGGCCACACCCGTGCACCGTCGCCGACGCACTGGGTAGGCCGCATACCGCCACCATCGCCGTCGACGCCGAAACCGCCGTCGTGGAAGTGGCCAACACCTGCGGATTATCCACGCTGCCGTGCAATGTACTGGCCCCGATGACCGCCTCGAGCTACGGATTTGGCGAAGCGATCCGGCACGCCGTGGGCCTGGGTGTGCGCCGCATTGTCCTCGCGCTCGGCGGCAGCGCCAGCACCGACGGAGGCGCCGGTTTGCTCGCCGCGCTGGGCTACACCTTCCACGACAGCGGTGGCCAACCAATTAGACCGGAGGCCCACGCGCTCAACCGAATCCGTCGGGTGGACGCCTCACGCGCCGTCGACCTGAGCGGGGTCGAACTGATCGTGGCCAGCGATGTGACCAGTCCGCTGACCGGGCCCGACGGTGCCGCAGCACTTTTCGCTCCGCAGAAGGGGGCCGCCGTCACCGACGTCGATCGCCTGGAAGCGGGTCTGACGGGCCTCGTTTCCGCGCTGCAACGATCGGCCTGCCCCGACGCCACGGCCTTGGCTCAACTACCCGGTGCTGGTGCAGCCGGTGGATGCGGCTTTGCGGCGCTGTGCCTGGGTGCCCGAATCGTTTCCGGCGCCGACTACTTTCTCGACCTGCTGGGTTTTCAGCAGCGCCTGCCCGACGTCGAGGTCGTCATCACCGGTGAGGGGTGCCTGGATCGCCAAACCCTGCAGGGAAAGCTACCTGCCGTCGTCGCGCAGCGCGCCGCTCCCACGCCGGTCATCGCCGTGGCGGGCCGAACCGAAATAGATTCCAGCTCTGGAATTTTCACCGACATCTTTACCGTCGCTGAGCGGACCGCCGCCGACACCAGACACGACCCTGTACTCACCGCCGAATTGCTCTACCACATCGGCGTCGACATCGGAGTTCACCTCACGTGCCGGGCGGTGAAGCGGCGAGCAGTTCTTGCAACTCGACAGTGAAGTCGTCGGCGAGGACCGCCAGATCGGGCAGCAGCTTCGGGCAGGAAATGATGCCGAGATCGAGTTTGCCGTTGAGCGACATGACGGTGATGTTGAGCCCGCAGCCGTGAAAGATGGGTCCAAGCGGATAGATCGCGGTCAGCCTTGCGCCCAGGAAATACAACGTGACCTGAGGACCGGCGACATTGGAGACGATCACGTTGTGCACCGGTGTATGCGTCAGCGGGGTCTTGGCGAAAAGCCGCATCGCGGTACCGAACAGTGTCGAGTCGGCAAACTGCGCCCAGTCCTGCAGCAGGGTGGCTCCGATCGCCGAACTATGGTCCTTGGCACGCGAATTCGCCTG
The nucleotide sequence above comes from Mycobacterium pseudokansasii. Encoded proteins:
- a CDS encoding LysR family transcriptional regulator; the encoded protein is MDVRQLKFFLAVVDYGGFGKAAEQLMIAQPSLSQAIAGFERELGMPLFHRVGRGVVLSDAGKALVGPARVVLRDIDEATAVMRELKGLRGGRVDLITMPSPGMEPLTTILAVFAGAHPEVAVNVEAGFTPQEILDSVRSGATEIGVLGSAEPTRASDLDVVALERQALVLISRLDDDGPTGPTVRREDLAGCRLIVSQRGSLMRALVDDVLAEGIPATIVAEVAHRTSMLPMVLNGIGRAVMPSSWTRVAQRAGARVQRIVPETYLYVAAVSRRSHLTAGATALMVTARRYSELAPEPTKF
- a CDS encoding tartrate dehydrogenase gives rise to the protein MTGQTRQVFKIAAIPGDGVGQEVVAAGRRVLDTVAAQSGRFAFEWTEFPWGCEHYEWTGRMMAADGLETLRAFDAIYFGAVGWPSVPDHISLWGLRLNITQNFDQWANVRPVKFLPGVVSPLRNADDHELDWVVVRENSEGEYAGLGGRNLSGRGPGNEVALQTALFTDKGCERIIRFAFDLARTRRVKKVSSVTKSNAQQYGMVLWDEVFARVAQDYPDVAHESVLVDAMSAKFVLHPEDLSVVVASNLNADILSDLGSALAGSLGVAASANLNPERRFPSMFEPVHGSAPDIAGHGISNPIGAIASAALMLDHFGLHHVARRVESAIEIATGSRVLTRDIGGTATTDEMTDAVIAALTSLRSAA
- a CDS encoding cation:dicarboxylate symporter family transporter; translated protein: MPAPGNTRWYRQLYFWVLVAIAAGIMVGWIAPAAGVAMEPLGATFVTAMKMLIGPIVFLTIVGGIASVADLRKVGLTGVKALTYFQAGTIVAMVTGLVAINVFRLGDGVNADPGKIPAVYSGPKPTTGGKHGWELLTHLVPSSVLGPFVDGDVLQIIFLAVLFGVALNAVGQIGGPVLDAVNRLTAVVFKVLSYLMKLAPLGAFGAMAVATGGYGVHMLTSLAGLILLFYVTSALFVVVVLGSVMAYLRLNIFHLLGYLRAELLLVLGTSSPEPALPGLMRKLEHAGVSTATVRLIVPTGYAFNLDGAAIYLSLAAVYIAQATNTHLSVGAQIGLLAVMLLTSKGAAGTSGGGFIALTATLSTVGHIPAAGIMLIFGIDKFMAECRALVNFIGNAVATLFVARWNGELDLDHARKVLAGRRIRLPEIGAEAATPALVATGAHHAGTRRT
- a CDS encoding glycerate kinase, which gives rise to MRALVAPDKFKGSLSATEVADNLAHGLAATGVHTVTLPLADGGDGSVAAAVAAGMRPHPCTVADALGRPHTATIAVDAETAVVEVANTCGLSTLPCNVLAPMTASSYGFGEAIRHAVGLGVRRIVLALGGSASTDGGAGLLAALGYTFHDSGGQPIRPEAHALNRIRRVDASRAVDLSGVELIVASDVTSPLTGPDGAAALFAPQKGAAVTDVDRLEAGLTGLVSALQRSACPDATALAQLPGAGAAGGCGFAALCLGARIVSGADYFLDLLGFQQRLPDVEVVITGEGCLDRQTLQGKLPAVVAQRAAPTPVIAVAGRTEIDSSSGIFTDIFTVAERTAADTRHDPVLTAELLYHIGVDIGVHLTCRAVKRRAVLATRQ